A window of Babylonia areolata isolate BAREFJ2019XMU chromosome 2, ASM4173473v1, whole genome shotgun sequence contains these coding sequences:
- the LOC143296370 gene encoding ATP-dependent RNA helicase DHX58-like isoform X1, with protein sequence MASQDNKASMKDKLDLLRKTAPHISKMLIPSAVISKLGSLLNPDQKRSILETEEAGRREEAARVLLDAVLNEEERGVSIFLAMLQGEGDNPGWPAILQPLENSEGLGADELANDYYKFILHLLEGDIIDNLTEGDLHDLLTELYSSDAIYDYEVELIEATLQRRGRHSACVQMFTLLGMRHPQWPLKLFLALRNVKISLYEKIAPFESSPVVDKETSEGGASGSTALAAPRSPQLERAALEEQTLPKEHLSSPAAQGAELREKARESDILPVQSDPYSQDSSDSSDEAPTAAAADTEGQGAYFSDEEKQETEGAEKTNRTKAEGTGTPKRLELRKYQLELARDALSGSNSIICAPTGSGKTRVALHIVQKHLEQQPAGCLRKVVFLARTVPLVTQQHRNFKEYLPQYKCELVTGESENSMTVHHLLDKNDILLLTPKILENHLTPDKIPSLSAFSLIIFDECHHTRKGEPYNSVMKNYLKSKKQGQQGLPQIVGLTASIGVEKATTADEAKESILSIMGNLDVRQRISEVTENLDELRQTVPSPIEELRPLEWRENDEISNKITNVMQKIMEELGRREQMVKADSEVEEVRRLLIKRETDLKSQKFGQWAVTLRNQARLLLRTHNPQNERELEKLMARQKFSRDVQVLADWLVAYNEAFDVHDLTRPEDVIHYLEHKSRLQRINEKPFISTELDAQLRGYFEDVEKQLKRFRGQRNPNLWKLGEVIREHILQAGDSETGFRILVFVRTRATCKALCRWLNSMDVDEQLRTLKAQHFTGTGAHQQHGGMTPYEQVETLKQFKSGEVRLLVTTSVGEEGIDIAECNLTIRYNHVGNEVTTVQTRGRSRKEGGRSILMAMPKIIEQEELNRKREQLMHAALRLIRQMPEGDIIDFVEKVQTKVLEVDEIDQIMKQVKKLKKEADFSIACPKCYKVKVDGSKIRTINNAHHVIVGHEIDKDVVKLQGKAFLKKDDWEMKGSVNCKCRNRLGQILTYKKADFILVSPKYWVFLDKEGVPSAYKKWTQVPHQIAEVSPADIKEHLGQTDSD encoded by the exons ctGACCAGAAACGCAGCATTCTGGAGACGGAGGAGGCGGGGCGCAGAGAGGAGGCAGCCCGGGTGTTACTGGACGCCGTCCTCAATGAGGAGGAACGGGGCGTCAGCATCTTTCTGGCTATGCTGCAAGGTGAAGGCGACAACCCAG gttgGCCAGCCATTCTCCAGCCCCTGGAGAACAGTGAAGGACTGGGTGCCGATGAGCTGGCAAATGATTACTATAAGTTCATCCTCCACCTGCTGGAAGGTGATATAATTGACAACCTGACTGAGGGAGATCTGCACGACCTCCTCACAGAGCTCTACTCTTCTGACGCTATCTACGACTATGAGGTGGAACTGATTGAAGCTACGCTGCAGCGCAGGGGAAGGCACAGTGCCTGTGTGCAGATGTTCACACTGCTCGGCATGCGGCACCCTCAGTGGCCTCTGAAACTGTTTCTTGCTCTTCGGAATGTCAAGATAAGCCTCTATGAAAAGATAGCTCCCTTTGAGTCAAGTCCAG TGGTGGACAAGGAGACCAGTGAGGGTGGTGCGAGTGGCTCCACGGCCTTGGCAGCTCCAAGGAGTCCGCAGCTGGAGAGAGCTGCGCTAGAAGAACAGACGCTGCCAAAGGAACATCTGTCTTCACCAGCCGCTCAAG GTGCAGAACTGAGAGAAAAGGCGAGGGAATCCGACATCCTGCCCGTGCAGAGTGATCCCTACTCCCAGGACAGCTCTGACAGTTCAGACGAGGCACccactgcagctgctgctgacACTGAGGGCCAAGGGGCGTACTTTTCCGACGAGGAGAAACAGGAGACTGAAG GTGCAGAGAAAACGAATCGCACAAAGGCAGAAGGGACTGGCACTCCCAAGCGTCTGGAGCTGCGGAAGTATCAGCTGGAGCTGGCCAGGGACGCCCTGAGCGGATCCAACAGCATCATCTGTGCTCCCACAGGGTCTGGCAAAACCAGGGTGGCTCTGCACATCGTGCAGAAACATCTGGAACAACAGCCTGCAG GTTGCCTTCGTAAAGTTGTGTTTTTGGCCCGGACAGTGCCCCTGGTAACGCAGCAACATCGGAACTTCAAGGAATACTTGCCTCAGTACAAG tgtgagcTGGTGACCGGGGAGAGTGAGAACAGCATGACGGTGCACCACCTTCTGGACAAGAACGACATCCTCCTGCTGACGCCCAAGATCCTGGAGAACCACCTGACCCCGGACAAGATCCCCTCACTCAGCGCCTTCAGCCTCATCATCTTTGATGAGTGCCACCACACCCGGAAGGGGGAGCCCTACAACTCTGTGATGAAGAATTACCTCAAGTCCAAGAAGCAGGGGCAGCAGGGCCTTCCCCAG ATTGTTGGACTGACAGCATCCATCGGGGTGGAGAAGGCCACGACCGCTGACGAGGCGAAGGAGAGCATTCTTAGCATCATGGGTAATTTGGATGTGCGCCAAAGAATCTCCGAAGTGACGGAGAACCTGGATGAACTCCGACAGACAGTTCCTTCTCCAATAGAAG AACTGAGGCCACTGGAGTGGCGTGAGAATGACGAGATCAGCAACAAGATCACCAACGTGATGCAGAAGATCATGGAGGAGCTGGGGCGCCGGGAACAGATGGTGAAGGCTGACAGCGAGGTGGAGGAGGTTCGCCGTCTGCTCATCAAGCGCGAGACCGACCTGAAGAGTCAGAAGTTTGGACAGTGGGCCGTCACCTTGAGGAATCAG GCACGTCTGCTGCTGCGAACACACAATccccagaatgagagagagctggagaagCTGATGGCACGACAAAAGTTTTCCCGCGATGTGCAGGTCTTGGCTGACTGGCTTGTG GCCTATAACGAAGCCTTCGACGTGCATGACCTGACACGCCCTGAAGATGTGATCCACTATCTGGAGCACAAGTCCAGACTCCAGCGGATTAACGAGAAGCCATTCATTTCCACTGAGCTTGATGCACAGCTGCGTGGTTACTTTGAGG ATGTGGAGAAACAACTGAAGAGGTTCCGCGGACAGAGGAACCCCAACTTGTGGAAGCTAGGGGAGGTCATCCGGGAACACATCCTGCAGGCAGGAGACAGCGAAACAGGATTCCGTATCCTGGTGTTTGTCAGAACGCGAGCCACCTGCAAGGCGCTGTGTCGCTGGCTGAACAGCATGGACGTGGATGAACAGCTGCGAACTCTGAAAGCCCAGCACTTCACTGGCACTGGTGCTCACCAACAACACGGAG GGATGACTCCCTACGAGCAAGTGGAAACCCTGAAGCAGTTCAAGAGTGGTGAAGTCCGACTGCTGGTGACCACGTCTGTGGGAGAGGAAGGGATCGACATCGCAGAGTGCAACCTGACAATTCGATACAACCACGTGGGCAATGAGGTCACCACCGTGCAGACCAGAG GGAGGAGTCGCAAGGAGGGTGGGCGCTCCATTCTGATGGCCATGCCCAAGATCATTGAGCAGGAGGAGCTCAACAGGAAGCGGGAACAGCTCATGCACGCAGCTCTCAGACTgatcaggcagatgcctgaaggGGACATCATCGACTTTGTTGAAAag GTGCAGACCAAGGTACTGGAAGTGGATGAAATTGACCAGATCATGAAGCAggtgaagaagctgaagaaggagGCAGACTTTTCCATTGCCTGCCCAAAGTGCTACAAAGTGAAGGTGGACGGTTCCAAGATCCGAACCATCAACAACGCACACCACGTCATTGTTGGCCATGAGATTGACAAGGATGTGGTCAAACTCCAGGGCAAGGCCTTCCTCAAGAAAGACGACTGGGAAATGAAAGGGTCTGTCAACTGCAAATGCAGAAACCGCCTTGGACAGATCCTTACCTACAAAAAG GCCGACTTCATCCTGGTGTCCCCCAAGTACTGGGTGTTTCTGGACAAGGAGGGCGTGCCCTCTGCCTACAAGAAATGGACACAGGTGCCCCATCAGATTGCTGAGGTCAGCCCTGCCGACATCAAGGAGcacctgggacagacagacagtgactga
- the LOC143296370 gene encoding ATP-dependent RNA helicase DHX58-like isoform X2 gives MLQGEGDNPGWPAILQPLENSEGLGADELANDYYKFILHLLEGDIIDNLTEGDLHDLLTELYSSDAIYDYEVELIEATLQRRGRHSACVQMFTLLGMRHPQWPLKLFLALRNVKISLYEKIAPFESSPVVDKETSEGGASGSTALAAPRSPQLERAALEEQTLPKEHLSSPAAQGAELREKARESDILPVQSDPYSQDSSDSSDEAPTAAAADTEGQGAYFSDEEKQETEGAEKTNRTKAEGTGTPKRLELRKYQLELARDALSGSNSIICAPTGSGKTRVALHIVQKHLEQQPAGCLRKVVFLARTVPLVTQQHRNFKEYLPQYKCELVTGESENSMTVHHLLDKNDILLLTPKILENHLTPDKIPSLSAFSLIIFDECHHTRKGEPYNSVMKNYLKSKKQGQQGLPQIVGLTASIGVEKATTADEAKESILSIMGNLDVRQRISEVTENLDELRQTVPSPIEELRPLEWRENDEISNKITNVMQKIMEELGRREQMVKADSEVEEVRRLLIKRETDLKSQKFGQWAVTLRNQARLLLRTHNPQNERELEKLMARQKFSRDVQVLADWLVAYNEAFDVHDLTRPEDVIHYLEHKSRLQRINEKPFISTELDAQLRGYFEDVEKQLKRFRGQRNPNLWKLGEVIREHILQAGDSETGFRILVFVRTRATCKALCRWLNSMDVDEQLRTLKAQHFTGTGAHQQHGGMTPYEQVETLKQFKSGEVRLLVTTSVGEEGIDIAECNLTIRYNHVGNEVTTVQTRGRSRKEGGRSILMAMPKIIEQEELNRKREQLMHAALRLIRQMPEGDIIDFVEKVQTKVLEVDEIDQIMKQVKKLKKEADFSIACPKCYKVKVDGSKIRTINNAHHVIVGHEIDKDVVKLQGKAFLKKDDWEMKGSVNCKCRNRLGQILTYKKADFILVSPKYWVFLDKEGVPSAYKKWTQVPHQIAEVSPADIKEHLGQTDSD, from the exons ATGCTGCAAGGTGAAGGCGACAACCCAG gttgGCCAGCCATTCTCCAGCCCCTGGAGAACAGTGAAGGACTGGGTGCCGATGAGCTGGCAAATGATTACTATAAGTTCATCCTCCACCTGCTGGAAGGTGATATAATTGACAACCTGACTGAGGGAGATCTGCACGACCTCCTCACAGAGCTCTACTCTTCTGACGCTATCTACGACTATGAGGTGGAACTGATTGAAGCTACGCTGCAGCGCAGGGGAAGGCACAGTGCCTGTGTGCAGATGTTCACACTGCTCGGCATGCGGCACCCTCAGTGGCCTCTGAAACTGTTTCTTGCTCTTCGGAATGTCAAGATAAGCCTCTATGAAAAGATAGCTCCCTTTGAGTCAAGTCCAG TGGTGGACAAGGAGACCAGTGAGGGTGGTGCGAGTGGCTCCACGGCCTTGGCAGCTCCAAGGAGTCCGCAGCTGGAGAGAGCTGCGCTAGAAGAACAGACGCTGCCAAAGGAACATCTGTCTTCACCAGCCGCTCAAG GTGCAGAACTGAGAGAAAAGGCGAGGGAATCCGACATCCTGCCCGTGCAGAGTGATCCCTACTCCCAGGACAGCTCTGACAGTTCAGACGAGGCACccactgcagctgctgctgacACTGAGGGCCAAGGGGCGTACTTTTCCGACGAGGAGAAACAGGAGACTGAAG GTGCAGAGAAAACGAATCGCACAAAGGCAGAAGGGACTGGCACTCCCAAGCGTCTGGAGCTGCGGAAGTATCAGCTGGAGCTGGCCAGGGACGCCCTGAGCGGATCCAACAGCATCATCTGTGCTCCCACAGGGTCTGGCAAAACCAGGGTGGCTCTGCACATCGTGCAGAAACATCTGGAACAACAGCCTGCAG GTTGCCTTCGTAAAGTTGTGTTTTTGGCCCGGACAGTGCCCCTGGTAACGCAGCAACATCGGAACTTCAAGGAATACTTGCCTCAGTACAAG tgtgagcTGGTGACCGGGGAGAGTGAGAACAGCATGACGGTGCACCACCTTCTGGACAAGAACGACATCCTCCTGCTGACGCCCAAGATCCTGGAGAACCACCTGACCCCGGACAAGATCCCCTCACTCAGCGCCTTCAGCCTCATCATCTTTGATGAGTGCCACCACACCCGGAAGGGGGAGCCCTACAACTCTGTGATGAAGAATTACCTCAAGTCCAAGAAGCAGGGGCAGCAGGGCCTTCCCCAG ATTGTTGGACTGACAGCATCCATCGGGGTGGAGAAGGCCACGACCGCTGACGAGGCGAAGGAGAGCATTCTTAGCATCATGGGTAATTTGGATGTGCGCCAAAGAATCTCCGAAGTGACGGAGAACCTGGATGAACTCCGACAGACAGTTCCTTCTCCAATAGAAG AACTGAGGCCACTGGAGTGGCGTGAGAATGACGAGATCAGCAACAAGATCACCAACGTGATGCAGAAGATCATGGAGGAGCTGGGGCGCCGGGAACAGATGGTGAAGGCTGACAGCGAGGTGGAGGAGGTTCGCCGTCTGCTCATCAAGCGCGAGACCGACCTGAAGAGTCAGAAGTTTGGACAGTGGGCCGTCACCTTGAGGAATCAG GCACGTCTGCTGCTGCGAACACACAATccccagaatgagagagagctggagaagCTGATGGCACGACAAAAGTTTTCCCGCGATGTGCAGGTCTTGGCTGACTGGCTTGTG GCCTATAACGAAGCCTTCGACGTGCATGACCTGACACGCCCTGAAGATGTGATCCACTATCTGGAGCACAAGTCCAGACTCCAGCGGATTAACGAGAAGCCATTCATTTCCACTGAGCTTGATGCACAGCTGCGTGGTTACTTTGAGG ATGTGGAGAAACAACTGAAGAGGTTCCGCGGACAGAGGAACCCCAACTTGTGGAAGCTAGGGGAGGTCATCCGGGAACACATCCTGCAGGCAGGAGACAGCGAAACAGGATTCCGTATCCTGGTGTTTGTCAGAACGCGAGCCACCTGCAAGGCGCTGTGTCGCTGGCTGAACAGCATGGACGTGGATGAACAGCTGCGAACTCTGAAAGCCCAGCACTTCACTGGCACTGGTGCTCACCAACAACACGGAG GGATGACTCCCTACGAGCAAGTGGAAACCCTGAAGCAGTTCAAGAGTGGTGAAGTCCGACTGCTGGTGACCACGTCTGTGGGAGAGGAAGGGATCGACATCGCAGAGTGCAACCTGACAATTCGATACAACCACGTGGGCAATGAGGTCACCACCGTGCAGACCAGAG GGAGGAGTCGCAAGGAGGGTGGGCGCTCCATTCTGATGGCCATGCCCAAGATCATTGAGCAGGAGGAGCTCAACAGGAAGCGGGAACAGCTCATGCACGCAGCTCTCAGACTgatcaggcagatgcctgaaggGGACATCATCGACTTTGTTGAAAag GTGCAGACCAAGGTACTGGAAGTGGATGAAATTGACCAGATCATGAAGCAggtgaagaagctgaagaaggagGCAGACTTTTCCATTGCCTGCCCAAAGTGCTACAAAGTGAAGGTGGACGGTTCCAAGATCCGAACCATCAACAACGCACACCACGTCATTGTTGGCCATGAGATTGACAAGGATGTGGTCAAACTCCAGGGCAAGGCCTTCCTCAAGAAAGACGACTGGGAAATGAAAGGGTCTGTCAACTGCAAATGCAGAAACCGCCTTGGACAGATCCTTACCTACAAAAAG GCCGACTTCATCCTGGTGTCCCCCAAGTACTGGGTGTTTCTGGACAAGGAGGGCGTGCCCTCTGCCTACAAGAAATGGACACAGGTGCCCCATCAGATTGCTGAGGTCAGCCCTGCCGACATCAAGGAGcacctgggacagacagacagtgactga
- the LOC143296370 gene encoding antiviral innate immune response receptor RIG-I-like isoform X3, translated as MPHPSWLQPASQPQRHQEDCPAAVVDKETSEGGASGSTALAAPRSPQLERAALEEQTLPKEHLSSPAAQGAELREKARESDILPVQSDPYSQDSSDSSDEAPTAAAADTEGQGAYFSDEEKQETEGAEKTNRTKAEGTGTPKRLELRKYQLELARDALSGSNSIICAPTGSGKTRVALHIVQKHLEQQPAGCLRKVVFLARTVPLVTQQHRNFKEYLPQYKCELVTGESENSMTVHHLLDKNDILLLTPKILENHLTPDKIPSLSAFSLIIFDECHHTRKGEPYNSVMKNYLKSKKQGQQGLPQIVGLTASIGVEKATTADEAKESILSIMGNLDVRQRISEVTENLDELRQTVPSPIEELRPLEWRENDEISNKITNVMQKIMEELGRREQMVKADSEVEEVRRLLIKRETDLKSQKFGQWAVTLRNQARLLLRTHNPQNERELEKLMARQKFSRDVQVLADWLVAYNEAFDVHDLTRPEDVIHYLEHKSRLQRINEKPFISTELDAQLRGYFEDVEKQLKRFRGQRNPNLWKLGEVIREHILQAGDSETGFRILVFVRTRATCKALCRWLNSMDVDEQLRTLKAQHFTGTGAHQQHGGMTPYEQVETLKQFKSGEVRLLVTTSVGEEGIDIAECNLTIRYNHVGNEVTTVQTRGRSRKEGGRSILMAMPKIIEQEELNRKREQLMHAALRLIRQMPEGDIIDFVEKVQTKVLEVDEIDQIMKQVKKLKKEADFSIACPKCYKVKVDGSKIRTINNAHHVIVGHEIDKDVVKLQGKAFLKKDDWEMKGSVNCKCRNRLGQILTYKKADFILVSPKYWVFLDKEGVPSAYKKWTQVPHQIAEVSPADIKEHLGQTDSD; from the exons ATGCCTCACCCGTCTTGGCTGCAACCCGCCTCTCAGCCACAGAGGCATCAAGAAGACTGCCCTGCAGCTG TGGTGGACAAGGAGACCAGTGAGGGTGGTGCGAGTGGCTCCACGGCCTTGGCAGCTCCAAGGAGTCCGCAGCTGGAGAGAGCTGCGCTAGAAGAACAGACGCTGCCAAAGGAACATCTGTCTTCACCAGCCGCTCAAG GTGCAGAACTGAGAGAAAAGGCGAGGGAATCCGACATCCTGCCCGTGCAGAGTGATCCCTACTCCCAGGACAGCTCTGACAGTTCAGACGAGGCACccactgcagctgctgctgacACTGAGGGCCAAGGGGCGTACTTTTCCGACGAGGAGAAACAGGAGACTGAAG GTGCAGAGAAAACGAATCGCACAAAGGCAGAAGGGACTGGCACTCCCAAGCGTCTGGAGCTGCGGAAGTATCAGCTGGAGCTGGCCAGGGACGCCCTGAGCGGATCCAACAGCATCATCTGTGCTCCCACAGGGTCTGGCAAAACCAGGGTGGCTCTGCACATCGTGCAGAAACATCTGGAACAACAGCCTGCAG GTTGCCTTCGTAAAGTTGTGTTTTTGGCCCGGACAGTGCCCCTGGTAACGCAGCAACATCGGAACTTCAAGGAATACTTGCCTCAGTACAAG tgtgagcTGGTGACCGGGGAGAGTGAGAACAGCATGACGGTGCACCACCTTCTGGACAAGAACGACATCCTCCTGCTGACGCCCAAGATCCTGGAGAACCACCTGACCCCGGACAAGATCCCCTCACTCAGCGCCTTCAGCCTCATCATCTTTGATGAGTGCCACCACACCCGGAAGGGGGAGCCCTACAACTCTGTGATGAAGAATTACCTCAAGTCCAAGAAGCAGGGGCAGCAGGGCCTTCCCCAG ATTGTTGGACTGACAGCATCCATCGGGGTGGAGAAGGCCACGACCGCTGACGAGGCGAAGGAGAGCATTCTTAGCATCATGGGTAATTTGGATGTGCGCCAAAGAATCTCCGAAGTGACGGAGAACCTGGATGAACTCCGACAGACAGTTCCTTCTCCAATAGAAG AACTGAGGCCACTGGAGTGGCGTGAGAATGACGAGATCAGCAACAAGATCACCAACGTGATGCAGAAGATCATGGAGGAGCTGGGGCGCCGGGAACAGATGGTGAAGGCTGACAGCGAGGTGGAGGAGGTTCGCCGTCTGCTCATCAAGCGCGAGACCGACCTGAAGAGTCAGAAGTTTGGACAGTGGGCCGTCACCTTGAGGAATCAG GCACGTCTGCTGCTGCGAACACACAATccccagaatgagagagagctggagaagCTGATGGCACGACAAAAGTTTTCCCGCGATGTGCAGGTCTTGGCTGACTGGCTTGTG GCCTATAACGAAGCCTTCGACGTGCATGACCTGACACGCCCTGAAGATGTGATCCACTATCTGGAGCACAAGTCCAGACTCCAGCGGATTAACGAGAAGCCATTCATTTCCACTGAGCTTGATGCACAGCTGCGTGGTTACTTTGAGG ATGTGGAGAAACAACTGAAGAGGTTCCGCGGACAGAGGAACCCCAACTTGTGGAAGCTAGGGGAGGTCATCCGGGAACACATCCTGCAGGCAGGAGACAGCGAAACAGGATTCCGTATCCTGGTGTTTGTCAGAACGCGAGCCACCTGCAAGGCGCTGTGTCGCTGGCTGAACAGCATGGACGTGGATGAACAGCTGCGAACTCTGAAAGCCCAGCACTTCACTGGCACTGGTGCTCACCAACAACACGGAG GGATGACTCCCTACGAGCAAGTGGAAACCCTGAAGCAGTTCAAGAGTGGTGAAGTCCGACTGCTGGTGACCACGTCTGTGGGAGAGGAAGGGATCGACATCGCAGAGTGCAACCTGACAATTCGATACAACCACGTGGGCAATGAGGTCACCACCGTGCAGACCAGAG GGAGGAGTCGCAAGGAGGGTGGGCGCTCCATTCTGATGGCCATGCCCAAGATCATTGAGCAGGAGGAGCTCAACAGGAAGCGGGAACAGCTCATGCACGCAGCTCTCAGACTgatcaggcagatgcctgaaggGGACATCATCGACTTTGTTGAAAag GTGCAGACCAAGGTACTGGAAGTGGATGAAATTGACCAGATCATGAAGCAggtgaagaagctgaagaaggagGCAGACTTTTCCATTGCCTGCCCAAAGTGCTACAAAGTGAAGGTGGACGGTTCCAAGATCCGAACCATCAACAACGCACACCACGTCATTGTTGGCCATGAGATTGACAAGGATGTGGTCAAACTCCAGGGCAAGGCCTTCCTCAAGAAAGACGACTGGGAAATGAAAGGGTCTGTCAACTGCAAATGCAGAAACCGCCTTGGACAGATCCTTACCTACAAAAAG GCCGACTTCATCCTGGTGTCCCCCAAGTACTGGGTGTTTCTGGACAAGGAGGGCGTGCCCTCTGCCTACAAGAAATGGACACAGGTGCCCCATCAGATTGCTGAGGTCAGCCCTGCCGACATCAAGGAGcacctgggacagacagacagtgactga